The Poecilia reticulata strain Guanapo unplaced genomic scaffold, Guppy_female_1.0+MT scaffold_1562, whole genome shotgun sequence nucleotide sequence ccctcccttcctcatttccttagtctaatgttcAGCGCACACTACaagagttgtcggcccattttcaaaccttgagagacacattagccacAGAAATCCTAGGAATAACAGTTCGAtcgggcacaaaataatggctacaagtccagttaactaattttaaaaccaggcattaatcaatgctttactagaatctacctgtgatgcatgtggctagagtcagcgtaaagtcctgactgaatgaaaatcattataacctattgatgtcacgttaacaaagaacagctgaaaacttacccaATTGCTACATCAGTTTATCAACTCACGTAGCTATTTGGTTCCAATTCGTCCTcttatcatttctatattctttgcacgaaatgttgaataaacattaatgttgtttccacatatcatctccgatgttcGCAGGACTTCGTGTTgcgctgtgtcagctgtttgggatttccCTCCGTAATTttccctcagaaagcaggaggagaatccgagctttctgattggctccctGCCACATTCAGCTTTAATCTCCCATATGGGGAAaaaccctgatttagatcggagcggccacgacgatctaccgtaacacaccacacaccgcaggatgatcggttagatgggccaacgttctaagattgtcataaggggaaaatgggggcaaaaaatggtgtagtgtgaactattgcattaggtattCGGATTTGgccgttttctctatttaaatctaatgattactgaagggcaatatagtatacagacttcataatctgcactctgttggttgaatgcagtatttatttccactttttactgtttagttttttgttaatggagactgggaatgcattttattcttgtttttggttgttttatttagtttgtcagttccagtgttatgtgttcttttgaaaataaggtgtatctatcaggaaatcgcatgtattattagtcatgtCCATTACATCAGTGTCAAAatgtcttgaaacaatattatcgtttatagCAGTAactttttagacaattaatcattcagcaaaatttgttatcgtgacaggacTAGTCTCATGCTCGGGTACTCCCCTGTCAATGGGTGATTCACAGTGTCTGTTTGGGGGAATGTGATTAATGTTTGTGAGCTGGAGCATTTCCACAACCCCAATGTCTTCTTGCCATTTGGGGGCTGGGATATAGATCGGACCCTCTGGTCATGGTCGAGGCTGTGGATAAACCTGGGGTCTTGTGAGCCATTTGGGGTTGGGGCCGGTATTCTGGATCTCGAGGGGTCATTAGATTTTTGGATGACTCCTCCTAATTGTGGTGGCTGGCCCTTCTGCCAAGGTGCACACTGAGTTGATGTATCGTTTCTGATGTTTCTTCTTTAGcatattagttttttcttatctATTTTACTGAACTCCTCCAGCacataatataatttaatttccttcaTCTCTTTCATAATAGCTTTCTAAGACGTATGGATCTGTGTTTACTGTCCACATGGGACCAAAGAAGATAGTGGTCCTAACAGGGTATAAGACGGTGAAAGAAGCATTTGTCAACTATGCTGAGGAGTTTGGAGAACGGGAAGCACCAACCGTGGCTAAAGAAGCAAACCTGCATCACGGTACAGAAGGTTTACAATGTTTCACATGTAGAGAAGTTAGTTTACTGACTTATATACTGTTTTAAACAGGTATTGTTTTTGCCAATGGAGACTCCTGGAAAGAAATGCGCCGCTTTGCTTTGACCAACCTGAAGGACTTTGGGATGAGAAAGAAAGTATGTGAGGAGAAAATCATTGAGGAATGTCACTTCCTCATCCAGAAGTTAGAGGAGTTTAAAGGtaacagcagagaggaagaagataTTTATTGAAGAAGAGCACATGTACTTATGTATTTGATAAAGTGAGTTTTGTGGCTCATGTTGAGACGTTTTGTGCAATTTGTGTCCTACATGTCATGG carries:
- the LOC103461443 gene encoding cytochrome P450 2K4-like; amino-acid sequence: MGPKKIVVLTGYKTVKEAFVNYAEEFGEREAPTVAKEANLHHGIVFANGDSWKEMRRFALTNLKDFGMRKKVCEEKIIEECHFLIQKLEEFKGEAFDLSQHVKNAVSNIICSIVYGKRFEYDDPEFNTIVNRTTQGFQLLGTPAIQ